From Mycobacterium lacus, one genomic window encodes:
- a CDS encoding ABC transporter substrate-binding protein, with protein sequence MRRASFRGAVATLAATVTAASTLTGCSGSPAGQIDYVVDGALTTYNTNTVVGAASAGAQAFARTLTGFSYHGPDGQVVADHDFGTISVVSGAPLVLDYQIADNAVYSDGKPITCDDLVLAWAAQSGRFPGFDAATQAGYLDIANIDCVPGQKKARVSFIPDRGFVDYTQLFTATSLMPSHVIADQLNADVTTALLNNDPAVAEQVARLWNTTWDLKPGIDLKRFPSSGPYKIESLLDGGAVVLVANDRWWGARAITKRVTVRPQGADIQDRVNNRSVDVVDVAAGSSGALVTPDNYQRSDSPSAGIEQLIFAPQGALAQARNRRAVALCTPREAIARDAGVAIANSRLSPATEDAIAESDGAAEAGPFNGGDPAAARDALGGAPLTVRIGYRGPNARLAATVGTIAKSCAPAGITVTDVTLDTSGPQALRDGKIDVLLASTGGSTGSGSSGSSAMDAYDLHSGNGNNLSGYSNPQVDGIIGALAVSADPAERVRLLAEGAPVLWAEMPTLPLYRQQRTLLTSKKMYAVGRNPTRWGVGWNMDRWALTQ encoded by the coding sequence ATGCGCCGTGCCAGTTTTCGGGGGGCCGTCGCGACTTTGGCGGCGACGGTCACGGCGGCCTCCACGCTGACCGGGTGTTCCGGGAGCCCCGCCGGCCAGATCGACTACGTGGTCGACGGCGCGCTGACCACGTACAACACCAACACCGTCGTCGGCGCCGCGTCCGCCGGAGCGCAGGCTTTCGCCCGCACCCTGACCGGCTTCAGTTATCACGGGCCCGACGGACAGGTCGTCGCCGACCATGATTTCGGGACGATTTCGGTGGTGAGCGGGGCGCCCCTGGTCCTGGACTATCAGATTGCCGACAACGCCGTCTACTCCGACGGCAAACCGATAACCTGCGACGACCTGGTGCTGGCCTGGGCCGCGCAATCCGGGCGATTCCCCGGCTTCGACGCCGCCACTCAGGCCGGCTACCTCGACATCGCCAACATCGATTGCGTGCCGGGGCAGAAGAAGGCCCGCGTGTCGTTCATCCCGGACCGGGGATTCGTCGACTACACCCAGCTGTTCACCGCGACGTCGCTGATGCCGTCGCACGTCATCGCCGATCAGCTCAACGCCGATGTCACCACGGCGCTGCTGAACAACGATCCGGCAGTGGCGGAACAGGTTGCGCGGCTGTGGAATACGACCTGGGACCTCAAGCCCGGTATCGACCTCAAACGGTTCCCGTCCTCGGGCCCCTACAAGATCGAATCCCTCCTCGACGGAGGCGCGGTGGTGCTCGTCGCCAATGACCGTTGGTGGGGCGCCCGGGCGATCACCAAGCGGGTCACCGTCCGGCCCCAGGGGGCCGATATCCAAGACCGGGTCAATAACCGCAGCGTTGACGTCGTGGACGTCGCGGCCGGGTCGTCGGGAGCGCTGGTCACCCCCGACAACTATCAGCGCAGCGATTCGCCGTCGGCGGGAATCGAGCAGCTGATCTTCGCGCCACAGGGCGCGCTGGCGCAGGCCCGTAACCGCCGCGCGGTCGCGCTGTGTACGCCACGGGAGGCGATCGCGCGCGATGCCGGGGTCGCGATCGCCAACTCACGCCTATCCCCGGCGACCGAGGATGCCATCGCGGAATCCGACGGCGCCGCCGAGGCCGGCCCGTTCAACGGGGGGGATCCCGCCGCCGCGCGCGACGCGCTGGGAGGCGCGCCGCTGACGGTGCGGATCGGCTACCGGGGGCCCAACGCGCGGCTGGCCGCCACCGTCGGGACGATCGCCAAGTCCTGCGCCCCGGCCGGCATCACGGTCACCGATGTGACTTTGGACACATCCGGGCCGCAGGCGCTGCGGGACGGAAAGATCGACGTGCTGCTGGCCAGCACGGGTGGGTCCACCGGAAGCGGGTCGAGTGGATCGTCGGCGATGGATGCCTATGACCTGCACAGCGGCAACGGAAACAACCTGTCGGGCTACTCGAACCCCCAGGTCGACGGCATCATCGGCGCGCTGGCAGTTTCTGCCGACCCCGCTGAGCGTGTCAGGTTGCTCGCCGAGGGCGCACCGGTACTCTGGGCGGAGATGCCGACGCTGCCGTTGTACCGGCAGCAGCGGACATTGTTGACGTCCAAGAAGATGTATGCCGTGGGCAGAAATCCCACGCGATGGGGGGTGGGTTGGAACATGGACCGATGGGCGTTGACGCAATGA
- a CDS encoding adenine phosphoribosyltransferase, giving the protein MGVDAMTTARGTVLVADVIASLTRDVADFPTPGIQFKDLTPLFADREAMSAVIDALADVAASADLVAGIESRGSLVAAAIAARLGTGVLSIRKAGKLPPPVLSENYTREYGAASMEIPADSIELAGRSVVIVDDVLATGGTLGAATRLLARTGADVTAAAVVVELTGLGGRAAIAPLPVHSLSRA; this is encoded by the coding sequence ATGGGCGTTGACGCAATGACGACCGCCAGGGGAACGGTCCTCGTGGCCGACGTCATCGCGTCGCTGACCCGCGATGTGGCCGACTTCCCTACGCCGGGAATCCAGTTCAAAGACCTCACCCCGCTGTTCGCCGACCGCGAGGCGATGTCGGCGGTCATCGACGCGCTCGCTGACGTCGCGGCCAGCGCGGACCTGGTGGCCGGCATCGAATCCCGGGGGTCGTTGGTGGCCGCGGCCATCGCCGCACGGCTCGGTACCGGCGTGCTGTCCATCCGCAAGGCCGGCAAGCTGCCGCCGCCGGTGCTCAGCGAGAACTACACCAGGGAGTACGGCGCCGCCAGCATGGAGATTCCCGCCGACAGCATCGAGCTGGCCGGACGCAGCGTCGTGATCGTCGACGACGTGTTGGCCACCGGTGGCACCCTCGGCGCGGCGACCCGGTTGCTCGCGCGGACCGGGGCCGACGTCACCGCTGCGGCAGTGGTCGTCGAACTCACCGGCCTAGGGGGTCGCGCGGCCATCGCGCCCTTGCCGGTGCACAGCTTGAGTCGCGCCTAG
- a CDS encoding PIN domain nuclease, with protein MTEQTWLIDKSALVRVPNSPDVNEWNTRIERGLVRITNLTRLEVGYSARTAAQARRDVRESPLAAMPVEYLTPAIEDRALEVQLLLADVGKHRGPSIPDLLIAATAELLGLTVLHADKDFEIIGELTGQPTQRLNVADVS; from the coding sequence ATGACCGAGCAAACCTGGCTCATCGACAAATCTGCCCTGGTACGCGTTCCGAACAGCCCTGACGTCAACGAGTGGAACACCAGGATCGAGCGCGGCCTTGTCCGCATCACCAACCTGACGCGGCTCGAGGTCGGCTACTCAGCGCGCACCGCTGCCCAGGCACGCCGTGACGTGCGCGAATCTCCGCTGGCCGCAATGCCTGTCGAGTATTTGACTCCGGCAATCGAGGACCGTGCCCTCGAAGTGCAACTGCTGCTCGCTGATGTCGGCAAGCACCGGGGGCCTTCCATCCCTGATCTGCTCATAGCCGCCACGGCGGAGCTCCTCGGCCTCACCGTGCTGCACGCGGACAAAGATTTTGAGATCATCGGCGAACTTACTGGCCAACCGACTCAGCGCCTCAATGTCGCCGACGTGAGCTAG
- the vapB gene encoding type II toxin-antitoxin system VapB family antitoxin has product MSGVLIRDIPDDVLAALDRLAARLGLSRTEYIRRRLAQDARTVRTTVTAEDWRRFADTHSDLANPAVTDRAWE; this is encoded by the coding sequence ATGAGTGGCGTACTGATCCGCGACATACCGGACGATGTGTTAGCCGCGCTGGACCGGCTTGCCGCGCGACTGGGACTCTCCCGAACCGAATACATACGCCGCCGGCTGGCACAAGATGCACGCACAGTGAGAACGACCGTTACCGCCGAGGACTGGCGCAGGTTCGCAGACACCCATAGCGACCTCGCCAATCCCGCGGTGACGGACCGAGCGTGGGAATGA
- a CDS encoding adenine phosphoribosyltransferase gives MGERSQGLSFKSRRKRLRHLGAGRLAAFGESCPSPAAVADLVASLTRDVADFPVPGVQFKDLTPLFADRRGLAAVTGALADRASGVDLVAGVDGRGFLVAAAVATRLGVGVLAIRKGGKLPAPVFSEDYRGEYGAATLEVVAEGIEVTGRRVVIIDDVLATGGTLVAAQRLLERSGADVTGAAVVVELAGLSGRAALEPLPVHSLSRQ, from the coding sequence TTGGGTGAGCGGTCACAGGGGCTCTCCTTCAAGTCACGACGGAAGCGCCTCCGCCACCTCGGGGCCGGGCGCCTGGCGGCTTTCGGCGAGTCCTGCCCGAGCCCGGCAGCGGTGGCCGACCTGGTCGCGTCGCTGACCCGGGACGTGGCCGACTTTCCGGTTCCGGGCGTCCAGTTCAAGGACCTCACCCCGTTATTCGCCGACCGGCGAGGGCTGGCCGCGGTAACCGGAGCGCTGGCCGACAGGGCGTCCGGAGTCGACCTGGTGGCCGGCGTCGACGGCCGCGGGTTTCTCGTGGCAGCGGCCGTCGCCACCCGGCTCGGCGTCGGTGTGCTGGCAATTCGCAAGGGCGGCAAGCTGCCAGCGCCGGTGTTCAGCGAGGACTACCGCGGGGAGTACGGCGCCGCCACCCTGGAGGTTGTCGCCGAGGGCATCGAGGTGACGGGCCGCCGCGTCGTGATCATCGACGACGTGTTGGCAACCGGCGGCACCCTCGTCGCGGCGCAGCGCCTGCTCGAGCGCAGCGGCGCTGACGTGACGGGGGCTGCGGTGGTGGTGGAACTCGCGGGGTTGAGCGGTCGGGCGGCGCTTGAGCCGCTGCCGGTGCACAGCCTGAGCCGCCAGTGA
- a CDS encoding RelA/SpoT family protein, whose amino-acid sequence MAEDQLTAQAPERLQSALVPDAPEPPVETTLKTTSSASRRVRARLARRMTARSGALNPVLEPLVAVHREIYPKADLSILQRAFEVADQRHASQLRQSGDPYITHPLAVANILAELGMDTTTLVAALLHDTVEDTGYTLEALSEEFGEEVGHLVDGVTKLDRVVLGSAAEGETIRKMITAMARDPRVLVIKVADRLHNMRTMRFLPPEKQARKARETLEVIAPLAHRLGMASVKWELEDLSFAILHPKKYEEIVRLVAGRAPSRDTYLAKVRAEIIATLTASKIKATVEGRPKHYWSIYQKMIVKGRDFDDIHDLVGIRILCDEIRDCYAAVGVVHSLWQPMAGRFKDYIAQPRYGVYQSLHTTVVGPEGKPLEVQIRTRDMHRTAEYGIAAHWRYKEAKGRNGVLHPHAAAEIDDMAWMRQLLDWQREAADPGEFLESLRYDLAVQEIFVFTPKGDVITLPTGSTPVDFAYAVHTEVGHRCIGARVNGRLVALERKLENGEVVEVFTSKAPNAGPSRDWQQFVVSPRAKTKIRQWFAKERREEALEAGKDAMAREVRRGGLPLQRLVNGESMAAVARELHYADVSALYTAIGEGHVSARHVFQRLVAELGGIDQAEEELAERSTPTTMVRRSRSTDDVGVSVPGAPGVLTKLAKCCTPVPGDQIMGFVTRGGGVSVHRTDCTNAASLQQQAERIIEVLWAPSPSSVFLVAIQVEALDRHRLLSDVTRVLADEKVNILSASVTTSGDRVAISRFTFEMGDPKHLGHLLNVVRNVEGVYDVYRVTSAA is encoded by the coding sequence GTGGCCGAGGACCAGCTCACGGCGCAAGCGCCTGAGCGCCTGCAATCGGCGCTGGTCCCCGATGCGCCCGAGCCCCCGGTAGAGACCACCCTCAAGACCACCAGCAGCGCGTCCCGTCGGGTCCGGGCCCGGCTAGCCCGACGGATGACCGCTCGCAGCGGCGCCCTCAATCCCGTGCTCGAGCCACTGGTGGCGGTGCACCGGGAGATCTATCCCAAAGCGGACCTCTCCATACTGCAGCGCGCCTTCGAGGTCGCCGACCAGCGCCACGCCAGCCAGTTGCGGCAATCCGGTGACCCCTACATCACGCACCCGCTGGCCGTCGCCAACATCTTGGCCGAGTTGGGCATGGATACCACCACTTTGGTGGCCGCGTTGCTGCACGACACGGTCGAGGACACCGGCTACACGCTGGAGGCGCTCTCCGAAGAATTCGGCGAGGAGGTCGGCCATCTCGTCGACGGGGTGACCAAGCTGGATCGGGTGGTGCTGGGCAGCGCCGCCGAGGGCGAGACCATCCGCAAGATGATCACCGCGATGGCCCGCGATCCACGGGTGCTGGTGATCAAGGTGGCCGACCGGCTGCACAACATGCGCACCATGCGCTTCCTGCCGCCGGAGAAGCAGGCCCGCAAGGCCCGCGAGACCTTGGAAGTTATTGCGCCCCTTGCGCATCGGCTGGGCATGGCCAGTGTCAAGTGGGAGCTCGAGGACCTGTCGTTCGCGATCCTGCACCCCAAGAAGTACGAGGAGATCGTGCGGCTGGTCGCCGGCCGCGCGCCGTCCCGGGACACCTACCTGGCCAAGGTCCGTGCCGAGATCATCGCCACCCTGACCGCTTCGAAGATCAAGGCGACGGTGGAGGGCCGGCCCAAGCACTACTGGTCGATCTATCAGAAGATGATCGTCAAGGGTCGCGACTTCGACGACATCCACGACCTGGTCGGCATCCGCATCCTGTGCGACGAGATCCGCGACTGCTATGCCGCTGTGGGCGTGGTGCACTCGCTGTGGCAGCCGATGGCGGGGCGGTTCAAGGACTACATCGCCCAGCCCCGATACGGCGTGTACCAGTCGCTGCACACCACGGTGGTCGGGCCGGAGGGCAAACCGCTGGAGGTGCAGATCCGCACCCGGGACATGCACCGCACCGCCGAATACGGCATCGCCGCGCACTGGCGCTACAAAGAGGCCAAGGGCCGCAACGGCGTTCTGCATCCGCACGCCGCCGCCGAGATCGACGACATGGCGTGGATGCGCCAGCTGCTCGACTGGCAACGGGAGGCCGCGGACCCCGGCGAGTTCCTGGAGTCGTTGCGTTACGACCTTGCGGTGCAAGAGATCTTCGTGTTCACGCCCAAGGGTGATGTCATCACGCTGCCGACGGGTTCGACGCCGGTGGACTTCGCCTACGCGGTGCACACCGAGGTCGGTCATCGCTGCATCGGCGCCCGCGTCAACGGGCGCCTGGTAGCGCTGGAACGCAAGCTGGAAAACGGGGAAGTCGTCGAGGTTTTCACGTCCAAGGCGCCCAACGCCGGGCCGTCACGGGACTGGCAGCAATTCGTGGTATCGCCGCGCGCCAAGACGAAGATCCGGCAGTGGTTCGCCAAGGAGCGGCGTGAGGAGGCGCTGGAAGCCGGCAAGGACGCGATGGCCCGCGAGGTGCGCCGCGGCGGACTTCCGTTGCAGCGCTTGGTGAATGGCGAGTCCATGGCCGCGGTGGCCCGCGAGCTGCACTACGCCGACGTGTCGGCGCTCTACACCGCGATCGGCGAGGGACACGTGTCGGCACGGCACGTCTTCCAGCGGCTGGTGGCCGAACTCGGCGGGATCGACCAGGCCGAAGAGGAGCTCGCCGAGCGCTCCACGCCGACGACCATGGTGCGCCGCTCGCGCAGCACCGACGACGTCGGGGTCTCGGTCCCCGGCGCTCCGGGTGTGCTGACCAAGCTGGCCAAGTGCTGCACGCCGGTGCCCGGCGACCAGATCATGGGGTTCGTCACCCGCGGAGGCGGGGTCAGCGTGCACCGCACCGACTGCACCAACGCCGCCTCCCTGCAGCAGCAGGCCGAGCGCATCATCGAGGTGCTGTGGGCGCCGTCGCCGTCGTCGGTGTTCCTGGTGGCGATCCAGGTCGAGGCGCTCGACCGGCACCGGCTGCTGTCGGACGTGACGCGGGTGCTGGCCGACGAGAAGGTGAACATCCTGTCCGCGTCCGTCACCACCTCGGGTGACCGGGTGGCGATCAGCCGATTCACCTTCGAGATGGGCGACCCCAAGCATCTGGGGCACCTACTCAACGTGGTGCGCAACGTCGAAGGCGTCTACGACGTCTACCGGGTAACGTCCGCGGCCTAA
- a CDS encoding peptidylprolyl isomerase gives MPTNAQRRATAKRKLERQLERRAKQARRRRILVIAGGSIAAVAVIAAVVVTVVIDKDDHKSKPGASASSSAPATAPQTPPVPPLPPFHPSANVGANCQYPPSPDKAVKPVKPPRTGKVPTEPAQVSVSMVTNQGNIGLMLANNESPCTVNSFASLANQGFFNNTKCHRLTTTPTLSVLQCGDPKGDGTGGPGYQFANEYPTDQYPPNDPKLQQPVLYPRGTLAMANAGPNTNSSQFFMVYRDSQLPPEYTVFGTIQADGLATLDKIAQAGVAGGGQDGPPAAEVTLKSVLLD, from the coding sequence GTGCCGACCAATGCTCAGCGACGTGCCACAGCCAAACGCAAACTCGAGCGGCAGCTAGAGCGCCGCGCCAAGCAAGCCCGAAGGCGCCGCATCCTGGTGATCGCGGGTGGCTCTATCGCCGCGGTGGCCGTGATCGCCGCGGTGGTGGTCACCGTGGTCATCGACAAGGATGACCATAAGAGCAAGCCGGGGGCGTCGGCGAGCAGCTCGGCCCCGGCCACTGCGCCGCAAACCCCGCCCGTCCCGCCGCTGCCGCCGTTCCATCCGTCGGCCAACGTGGGCGCCAACTGCCAGTACCCGCCGTCGCCGGACAAGGCCGTCAAGCCGGTCAAGCCGCCGCGGACCGGCAAGGTGCCGACCGAACCGGCTCAGGTGAGCGTCAGCATGGTGACCAACCAGGGCAACATCGGTCTCATGCTGGCCAACAACGAATCCCCGTGCACGGTAAACAGTTTCGCCAGCCTAGCCAACCAGGGATTTTTCAACAACACCAAATGCCACCGGCTGACCACCACCCCCACGCTGAGCGTCCTGCAATGCGGCGATCCGAAGGGCGACGGCACCGGCGGTCCCGGCTACCAGTTCGCCAACGAGTACCCCACCGACCAGTACCCGCCCAACGACCCCAAGTTGCAACAGCCCGTCCTGTATCCGCGCGGCACGCTGGCCATGGCCAACGCCGGGCCGAACACCAACAGCAGCCAGTTCTTCATGGTCTACCGCGACTCGCAGCTGCCGCCGGAATACACGGTGTTCGGCACCATTCAGGCCGACGGGCTGGCCACGCTTGACAAGATCGCCCAGGCGGGCGTCGCCGGCGGCGGTCAGGACGGCCCGCCCGCGGCCGAAGTCACCCTCAAGTCCGTGTTGCTGGACTGA
- a CDS encoding MBL fold metallo-hydrolase encodes MLITGFPAGLLQCNCYVLAERPGGDAIIVDPGQRAMGPLRQILDKHRLTPAAVLITHGHIDHMWSAQKVSDTFGCPTYIHPKDRFMLKDPIYGMGPRMAQLITGAFFREPKQVVELDRDGDKIDLGGISVNVDHTPGHTRGSVCFRVLQAAKNDADVVFSGDTLFERSIGRSDLFGGSGRDLLRSIVDKLLVLDDKTVVLPGHGNSTTIGAERRFNPFLEGLSP; translated from the coding sequence GTGTTGATCACCGGATTTCCCGCCGGGTTGCTGCAGTGCAACTGTTACGTGCTGGCAGAGCGGCCTGGCGGCGACGCCATCATCGTCGACCCGGGCCAGCGTGCGATGGGCCCACTGCGGCAGATCCTGGACAAGCACCGGCTGACCCCGGCCGCCGTGCTGATCACCCATGGGCACATCGACCACATGTGGTCGGCGCAGAAGGTCTCGGATACCTTCGGCTGTCCGACCTACATCCATCCCAAGGACCGGTTCATGCTGAAAGACCCGATCTACGGCATGGGGCCGCGGATGGCGCAGCTCATTACGGGTGCGTTTTTCCGCGAGCCCAAACAGGTCGTCGAGCTGGATCGTGACGGCGACAAGATCGACCTCGGAGGGATCTCCGTCAACGTCGACCACACACCAGGGCACACTCGCGGATCGGTGTGCTTCCGGGTGCTCCAGGCGGCCAAGAACGACGCCGACGTGGTGTTCTCCGGCGACACGCTGTTCGAGCGTTCGATAGGCCGTTCCGACCTTTTCGGTGGCAGCGGTCGCGACCTGCTGCGCTCCATCGTCGACAAATTGTTGGTGCTCGACGACAAGACCGTGGTACTGCCCGGGCATGGCAACTCGACCACCATCGGCGCCGAGCGTCGTTTCAACCCGTTCCTCGAAGGCTTGAGCCCGTGA
- the hisS gene encoding histidine--tRNA ligase, with protein MTEFLAPKGVPDYLPPDSAQFVAVRDGLLAAARRAGYGHIELPIFEDTALFARGVGESTDVVAKEMYTFADRGHRSVTLRPEGTAGVVRAVIEHGLDRGALPVKLCYAGPFFRYERPQAGRYRQLQQVGVEAIGVDDPALDAEVIAVADAGFRSLGLNGFRLEITSLGDDSCRPQYRELLQEFLFALDLDEETRRRAQLNPLRVLDDKRPKVRAMTADAPVLLDHLSDVAKQHFDTVLAHLDALGVPYVINPRMVRGLDYYTKTTFEFVHDGLGAQSGIGGGGRYDGLMRQLGGQDLSGIGFGLGVDRTMLALRAEGKSVGETTRCDVFGVPLSETARLRLAVLAAELRASGVRVDLAYGDRGLKGAMRAADRSGARLVLVAGDRDIESGAVGVKDLATGKQVSVPMGSLVAEVISRLNR; from the coding sequence GTGACGGAGTTCTTGGCGCCCAAAGGCGTACCCGACTACCTCCCGCCGGACTCGGCGCAGTTTGTCGCCGTGCGGGATGGGCTGCTCGCGGCCGCCCGCCGGGCCGGATACGGCCACATCGAGCTGCCCATCTTCGAGGACACTGCGCTGTTCGCCCGCGGGGTGGGTGAATCCACCGACGTCGTGGCCAAGGAAATGTACACCTTCGCCGACCGTGGCCACCGCTCGGTGACGCTGCGGCCCGAGGGCACGGCCGGGGTGGTGCGCGCGGTGATCGAACATGGCCTGGACCGCGGCGCGCTGCCGGTGAAGCTGTGTTACGCAGGACCGTTTTTCCGCTACGAGCGCCCGCAGGCGGGCCGGTATCGCCAGTTGCAGCAGGTCGGCGTCGAGGCGATCGGCGTGGATGACCCGGCGCTGGACGCCGAGGTGATCGCGGTTGCCGACGCCGGCTTCCGCTCCTTGGGGCTCAACGGGTTTCGGCTGGAAATCACCTCGCTGGGCGACGACAGCTGCCGTCCGCAATACCGGGAACTGTTGCAGGAGTTCCTGTTTGCGCTTGACCTCGACGAGGAAACCCGACGGCGCGCACAGCTCAACCCGTTGCGGGTGCTCGACGACAAGCGACCCAAGGTGCGGGCGATGACGGCCGACGCGCCGGTACTGCTCGACCACCTGTCCGACGTCGCCAAGCAGCACTTCGACACGGTGCTGGCGCATCTGGACGCGCTCGGGGTGCCCTATGTCATCAACCCGCGGATGGTGCGCGGGCTGGACTACTACACGAAGACCACCTTCGAGTTCGTGCATGACGGGCTCGGGGCGCAGTCCGGAATTGGCGGCGGGGGTCGGTACGACGGCCTGATGCGTCAGCTCGGCGGACAAGACCTGTCGGGCATCGGGTTTGGGCTCGGGGTGGACCGAACCATGCTGGCGCTGCGGGCCGAGGGCAAGAGCGTGGGGGAGACCACCCGATGCGACGTGTTCGGCGTGCCGCTCAGCGAGACGGCCAGGCTGCGGCTGGCGGTGCTCGCCGCGGAGCTGCGGGCTTCTGGTGTCCGCGTCGATCTGGCCTACGGCGACCGCGGGCTCAAGGGCGCGATGCGCGCCGCCGACCGCTCCGGTGCCCGGCTGGTGCTGGTCGCGGGAGACCGCGACATCGAGTCCGGCGCGGTCGGGGTGAAGGATCTCGCGACCGGCAAGCAGGTGTCGGTGCCTATGGGTTCGCTTGTCGCCGAGGTGATTTCGCGGCTGAATCGGTAG
- a CDS encoding HNH endonuclease signature motif containing protein, protein MGSSTREEIVEVCDALDHDVDRLCGLSFDVLTTPERLGFLEKLEDEARRLPVARHGLINQLAERAGEEELGGKLGSVLASRLGVTRGEASRRVAEAADLGERRALTGQPLAPRLTATAAAQRAGRIGDGHVRVIRDFVRRLPVGVDVETQDQAEAHLARLATQFRPDQVARLAARLMDCLNPDGDFSEEDRARRRALVVGKHDVDGMSRISGYLTPEARATVEAVLARLAAPGMCNPTDETPVIDGAPSEQAVRHDTRSTAQRNHDGLNAALRALLASGKLGQHNGLPASIIVTTTLNDLEAAAGKGRTGAGGMLPMSDVIRLARHAHHYLAIFDQGKALALYHTTRLASPGQRIVLYAKDRGCTAPGCDVSGYYCEVHHCTPCAHCHTTDVNDLTFACGGHHPLAEQGWTTRKRKDGTTEWIPPPHLDHGQPRTNSYHHPEKLLTDHEDDAPDP, encoded by the coding sequence ATGGGTTCGAGCACGCGTGAGGAGATCGTTGAGGTCTGCGACGCGCTCGATCATGATGTGGACCGCTTGTGCGGCTTGTCGTTTGATGTGTTGACCACCCCGGAGCGGTTGGGGTTTCTGGAGAAACTCGAAGACGAGGCGCGTCGGCTGCCGGTGGCTCGGCATGGGTTGATCAATCAGCTCGCCGAGCGGGCCGGCGAGGAGGAGTTGGGCGGCAAGCTGGGGTCGGTGTTGGCCAGCCGGTTGGGTGTCACCCGGGGTGAGGCCAGCCGGCGGGTGGCCGAGGCTGCCGATCTGGGCGAGCGGCGGGCGTTGACCGGTCAGCCGTTGGCGCCGCGGCTGACCGCGACCGCGGCGGCGCAGCGGGCGGGCCGGATCGGTGACGGGCATGTTCGGGTGATCCGTGATTTCGTTCGCCGCCTGCCGGTCGGTGTTGATGTGGAGACCCAAGACCAGGCCGAGGCCCATCTGGCCCGGTTGGCCACCCAGTTTCGCCCCGACCAGGTGGCCAGGCTGGCCGCGCGGTTGATGGACTGCCTTAACCCCGACGGCGACTTCTCCGAGGAGGATCGGGCGCGCCGGCGCGCGCTGGTGGTGGGCAAGCACGATGTCGACGGGATGTCACGGATCAGTGGCTATCTGACGCCCGAGGCGCGGGCCACCGTGGAGGCGGTGCTGGCCAGGCTGGCCGCCCCGGGCATGTGCAACCCCACCGATGAGACGCCGGTCATCGACGGCGCGCCGTCGGAACAGGCCGTGCGGCACGACACCCGCAGCACCGCGCAGCGCAACCACGATGGTCTCAACGCCGCGCTGCGCGCGCTGCTGGCCTCCGGAAAGCTGGGCCAGCACAACGGGTTGCCGGCCAGCATCATCGTGACCACCACGCTCAACGACCTCGAGGCCGCCGCCGGCAAGGGGCGCACCGGCGCCGGCGGCATGCTGCCCATGTCCGATGTGATCCGCCTGGCCCGCCACGCCCACCACTACTTGGCGATCTTCGACCAGGGCAAGGCCCTGGCGCTGTATCACACCACACGCCTGGCCTCCCCCGGGCAACGAATTGTGTTGTACGCCAAGGACCGCGGGTGCACCGCGCCGGGATGCGACGTGTCCGGCTACTACTGCGAGGTGCACCACTGCACCCCCTGCGCCCACTGCCATACCACCGACGTCAACGACCTGACCTTCGCCTGCGGCGGGCATCACCCACTGGCCGAACAAGGCTGGACCACCCGAAAACGCAAAGACGGCACCACCGAATGGATCCCACCGCCGCACCTCGACCACGGACAGCCGAGGACCAACAGCTACCACCACCCCGAAAAACTACTTACGGACCACGAAGACGACGCCCCCGACCCGTGA